The sequence CGTGTGTTTTGCCAACGTACCGAGTTTTCTCAAGTTACTCGCGCCAGGTGTGTCTATCACTGCCGCTGGCGTCACCATGAGCGGTACTTCGCAGGCGACGCCGCATGCGGCAGCGTCATTAGCGATTCTTCGATCGAAATTTCAAGAAGATTCTGTCAATGATCTCGAGGCGCGACTCATCGCTACTGGGAAAATGGTAAAAGACGACCGCAGTGGTATAACCAAGCCTCGCATTGATCTCACTGCAGCGTTGGCGCAAAGTACATGCCAAATAACTGTAAACCCCACCACAGTCAGTGCAAGTGCCGGCGGTGGGACTTATAGTGTCACTCTCAGTACAGGTTCTGCCTGTGCATGGACTGCCGCTTCCGACAGCGATTGGTTGCAAATAGCTAGCGGCTCAGAGAGTGGTACTGGCCCCCAAACCATCCGTGTGTCGCTGCTTAGCCATCCAGAATCCGGAACCCGCACCGGCAATCTAACCATAACCACCGATGACGAAACTAAGGATGTAAGCTTTTTACAGTCGAGCGATAGTGCAGCTCCTACTGGCTCGGTCGTCGTCAATAGCAACGCCCTCTACACTAGAACCCTAAGCGTCACGCTCAAGCTTACCGCCAGTGATGCTAGTGGCGTGAGCGAAATGTGTGTTTCCGAGGCTGCGACCTGCACGACGTGGGAAGCCTTTAAAGACACACGTCAGTTCACTTTAGCAAATACCCAGGGTGCTCACACGGTTAATGTCTGGTTTAAAGATGCGGTGGGCAATGCTATGAGCGCTCCAGTTTCGGATGCCATTACTTTCGATTCGGTAGCACCGTTGATGGGCAGGTTGAGTAGCTCTACCACGACGTCCTCGATCAGTCTTACATGGAGCAATGCTACCGACAGTGTTTCCGGGGTTGCATCTTATAAACTTGTTTATACCAGAGGGTACTTCACAGTCCCGGCTTCCGCTTGCTCTTCGGGAATCGTGGTTCCAATCACGACTGCTGGTCGTGCTGCTATCAATGGACTCCGTAGAGGTACCACTTACCGGTTCCGCCTATGTGCCACGGACAAGGCAGGCAACACGGCAGCAGGTTTAGTTGCCACTGTGACCACAAGGTCGCGCTGATCCGTTATTTGACTGGCTGGTCAAGCTAGCGCTTTGTCACCGCGCCAGCTTGACTCAGCGGGACGATAGCCTGACAATTAGGGAGTGAGTGCTGACGGAGGTAAACATCATGAAGTTTTTCCGTTCCCTCCCCCCAATGATTTTCCTAGCCGCCTTAGTATCAGGGTGCGCTACCCTCAATGAGCCAAGTGACCACCTTGCTGCCTGTCACACGGCGGATGGTTTGCTGATCAATACGCCTGACTGTATAGAGGCACATAACGTCATTATGTTAGAGCGCCAACAGCGGACTGCGCGCATGTTTGATAACCCGATCATGCGCTGAGTGGTTCTCTAGTCTGAATGGTCTTAATTAAGATCACCGGGTCAGGAGGTCATTGACACCTCTCTGATAAAGAGTGACGATTTAGCTATGACTAAACTTCATAGCGCCAGGTTGTTGTGCCTTAAAGCGTGCCTTTCCTTGGTGATCGGTTTCGGTGTTCCTTTGCAAGTTCAAGCGGCTGAAGCAAAGCAACTTAATATTGCTCTGATGATTTCATCGGGAATGCAGCGATCAGCCTATGACGGGATCATCAGACGTTTTGCTAATCGTCACCCTGACATCAAAATTGCTAAGACAGTGCGCGCCGCCGAGGAGTACAAAGAGCAACTTCCCGGATGGTTAACTCTCGAGTCCGGACCTGCCGACGTTTATTTTACGTTTGCCGGGGCTAAACTAGAAAATTTCGTTAATCAGGGGCTAATAGCTAGTATCGATGCTACGCCTTGGCAGAGCCAAATGAAGCCGGGACTTGTAAATGCAGTAAAAATTAGGGGCCAGGTTTATGGCTTGCCGCTTTCGGTTTATCAGTGGGGCTTTTACTATCATAAGTCAACATTTACGGAATTAGGTATCACACCCCCTGCAACCTGGTCGGATTTTCTTGCCGTATGCGACACCCTAAAGGCTCATAACATCACGCCAATCGCTCTCGGATCAAAGGTGAGGTGGGTCCTGGCTGGGTGGTTCGATTACCTAAATTTGCGCCTCAACGGCATCGCGTTTCATAAAGAACTGATGCATGGCATCGCTTCTTATAAGGACCCTCGCGTTGCCGAGGTTTTTGGCTACTGGCGTCAGCTCATAGACCGCGGATATTTCAGTATCAATCATCCGCAACATGATTGGCAGTTTGCATTGCCGAGTGTTTACCGGCGTAAAGCTGGGATGATTCTTCTTGGTAACTTTGTTCTCCCTGCGGTGCCGGCGCCTATTATGCCGGAGCTTGGGTTTTTTCGGTTTCCGACGATCCTTCCAAATATGCCGCTCTTTGAGGATG is a genomic window of Deltaproteobacteria bacterium containing:
- a CDS encoding extracellular solute-binding protein, encoding MTKLHSARLLCLKACLSLVIGFGVPLQVQAAEAKQLNIALMISSGMQRSAYDGIIRRFANRHPDIKIAKTVRAAEEYKEQLPGWLTLESGPADVYFTFAGAKLENFVNQGLIASIDATPWQSQMKPGLVNAVKIRGQVYGLPLSVYQWGFYYHKSTFTELGITPPATWSDFLAVCDTLKAHNITPIALGSKVRWVLAGWFDYLNLRLNGIAFHKELMHGIASYKDPRVAEVFGYWRQLIDRGYFSINHPQHDWQFALPSVYRRKAGMILLGNFVLPAVPAPIMPELGFFRFPTILPNMPLFEDVPLDVVVIAAKSRHQREAKLFVDYMADPEVQAEINEVTAMIPANKLSRDAQNPLAAAGAKLVAEAKDFAHYFDRDTVAAMSAPALDQFAAFMDDPRKLPAVLTELEKVRQRVFVKTPE